A single region of the Solwaraspora sp. WMMD791 genome encodes:
- a CDS encoding ABC transporter permease: MTQTTTPAPPVAVPAAPPTSRSPLRRFLHAREASTFGALIVLFALGAFLAPGFLGTNNFLTVGQQIAQIGIMAVGVTFVIINAEIDLSVGSIYGLGAIVCGLLMTSDVAWPLAALGGVAAGALAGLLNGLMTVGFGIPSFIVTLGTLSVYRGVTLLLSGGAPISLSAREPGVAEFNLLGQGRLFGLLPMQLVIFATVAVVFAIVLSRSRYGFNTYAVGGSVEAARLCGIRTGRVKVVAFTISGTLAALAGVLGLSFLSYVQGVTGTGMELTAISAVIIGGAALFGGSGTMLGTVIGVAFIGVLQNILNLRGISSFWQTVATGAVIILAVAADTALRKRSGRR, from the coding sequence ATGACCCAAACGACCACCCCGGCGCCCCCGGTCGCCGTACCGGCCGCCCCACCCACCAGCCGGTCACCGCTACGCCGATTCCTGCACGCCCGCGAGGCGAGCACCTTCGGCGCGTTGATCGTCCTGTTCGCCCTCGGTGCGTTCCTGGCACCCGGGTTCCTCGGCACCAACAACTTCCTCACCGTCGGCCAGCAGATCGCCCAGATCGGCATCATGGCCGTCGGCGTCACCTTCGTCATCATCAACGCCGAGATCGACCTGTCGGTCGGCTCGATCTACGGGCTCGGCGCCATCGTCTGCGGACTACTGATGACATCGGACGTCGCCTGGCCGCTGGCCGCCCTGGGCGGGGTCGCGGCCGGGGCGCTCGCCGGCCTGCTCAACGGCCTGATGACCGTCGGGTTCGGCATCCCGTCGTTCATCGTCACCCTGGGCACCCTGAGCGTCTACCGTGGTGTCACGCTGCTGCTCAGCGGCGGCGCGCCGATCTCCCTGTCCGCCCGGGAACCGGGCGTCGCCGAGTTCAACCTGCTCGGCCAGGGCCGGTTGTTCGGGCTGCTGCCGATGCAGCTGGTCATCTTCGCGACCGTCGCCGTCGTCTTCGCCATCGTGCTGTCGCGCTCCCGCTACGGTTTCAACACCTACGCGGTCGGCGGCAGCGTCGAAGCCGCGCGGCTCTGCGGCATCCGTACCGGCCGGGTCAAGGTCGTCGCGTTCACCATCTCCGGCACCCTGGCCGCCCTCGCCGGCGTACTCGGACTGTCGTTCCTGTCGTACGTGCAGGGCGTCACCGGCACCGGGATGGAGCTGACCGCCATCTCTGCGGTGATCATCGGTGGCGCCGCGCTGTTCGGCGGATCCGGCACCATGCTCGGCACCGTCATCGGCGTCGCCTTCATCGGCGTCCTGCAGAACATCCTCAACCTGCGGGGCATCTCGTCGTTCTGGCAGACCGTGGCCACCGGCGCGGTCATCATCCTCGCCGTCGCCGCCGACACCGCGCTGCGCAAGCGATCCGGCCGACGCTGA
- a CDS encoding substrate-binding domain-containing protein gives MRFSLRRRTAVAAVLGASLLAATACGAVTPASDSDSASGAGGFQLADYIQEAVDNGDQLKIRLSYHDPSLAFAVPIREGMQRAAAELGVEAEMIGPAGGSAADQVAELQTLINQRQIHGLAVSSASNDALMPVIAQAYDAGIPIISFNTNNPDSQQMGFVGQDLVASGAALAEELLGVLDGQTGKVVVVSVDAGAGWSNDRFSGFQSALEASGLDIVGPVNTGNEPSAAYNTIESTMAAQSDAIALVSLDCCSFTAGATWLQQSGNAGKIHSVGFDVQPQTVEYLKAGVVDLTISQAPAEQGYQAVKLLTDFLTDGTAISDVDTGVLVVTPDNVDDVPVEG, from the coding sequence ATGCGGTTCTCCCTCCGGCGACGCACCGCCGTCGCCGCCGTACTCGGCGCGAGCCTGCTCGCCGCCACCGCCTGCGGTGCGGTCACCCCGGCCTCCGACTCCGACTCCGCCTCCGGCGCCGGCGGCTTCCAACTCGCCGACTACATCCAGGAGGCGGTCGACAACGGCGACCAACTGAAGATCCGGCTCAGCTACCACGATCCCTCGCTGGCGTTCGCCGTACCGATCCGCGAGGGCATGCAGCGGGCCGCGGCCGAACTCGGCGTCGAGGCCGAGATGATCGGACCTGCCGGAGGCAGCGCCGCCGACCAGGTCGCCGAGCTGCAGACGCTGATCAACCAGCGGCAGATCCACGGCCTGGCCGTCTCCTCGGCCAGCAACGACGCGCTGATGCCGGTCATCGCCCAGGCCTACGACGCGGGCATCCCGATCATCTCGTTCAACACCAACAACCCCGACTCGCAGCAGATGGGCTTCGTCGGACAGGACCTGGTCGCCTCCGGCGCGGCGCTGGCCGAGGAGCTGCTCGGCGTCCTCGACGGCCAGACCGGCAAGGTCGTCGTCGTCTCCGTCGACGCCGGTGCCGGCTGGTCCAACGACCGCTTCTCCGGCTTCCAGTCGGCCCTGGAGGCATCCGGGTTGGACATCGTCGGACCGGTGAACACCGGCAACGAGCCGAGCGCGGCGTACAACACGATCGAGTCGACGATGGCGGCACAGAGCGACGCGATCGCGCTGGTCTCCCTCGACTGCTGCAGCTTCACCGCCGGTGCGACCTGGCTGCAGCAGTCCGGTAACGCCGGGAAGATCCACTCGGTCGGCTTCGACGTCCAGCCGCAGACCGTCGAGTACCTCAAGGCCGGCGTGGTCGACCTGACCATCAGCCAGGCCCCGGCCGAGCAGGGCTACCAGGCCGTCAAGCTGCTCACCGACTTCCTCACCGACGGCACCGCGATCAGCGACGTCGACACCGGTGTGCTGGTCGTCACCCCGGACAACGTCGACGACGTTCCGGTGGAGGGCTGA
- a CDS encoding sugar ABC transporter ATP-binding protein, which translates to MTGPATISTPTATAVAVTGLSKHFGPVRALHDVTMDVAAGSLTAVMGENGAGKSTLMKILAGLDSPTSGTVQVAGEQVTRFDPANLLSRHRVALVPQELALATDRTVAENILLGAEPGSRVFPHRRRMDDRAAALLDRLGVRLDPRRRVGDLDAATGQLVVIARSLARDARLVILDEPTSILSPAESERLFGVIRQLRDDGVTMLYVSHRMPEVFALSQHIHVLRDGRHVGHWPTADVTPDQVVAAMVGRELAGELDRGGRRAAAAGTTARLRMRGVTGTGFTDVDLDVAPGEVVGIAGLPDSGRVELLRGIFGADPVSGGDLQLDGTAFTARSPRDAIRARVAYLPGERRHQGVLPTMSVADNINILTLGRRQRLGLLPRRALRRDADTRVRQLRVKTADSGQGIMQLSGGNQQKALLARWLAIEPRLMLLDEPTRGVDVGAKAEIYRLFRDLAADGVGIVVSSSDLPELLTVSDRIAVLAAGRLVGVLDADDATEEKVMALATGAHTMPEGTHTKKEKP; encoded by the coding sequence ATGACCGGCCCGGCCACGATCAGCACCCCGACGGCCACCGCCGTCGCGGTGACCGGTCTGTCGAAGCACTTCGGACCAGTCCGTGCGCTGCACGACGTGACGATGGACGTCGCCGCCGGAAGCCTCACCGCCGTGATGGGCGAGAACGGTGCCGGCAAGTCGACGCTCATGAAGATCCTGGCCGGGCTGGACTCCCCCACCAGCGGGACCGTGCAGGTCGCTGGCGAGCAGGTCACCCGGTTCGACCCGGCCAACCTGCTCAGCCGGCACCGGGTGGCCCTGGTACCGCAGGAACTGGCCCTGGCCACCGACCGGACCGTCGCCGAGAACATCCTGCTCGGCGCGGAACCCGGCTCCCGGGTGTTCCCGCACCGGCGCCGCATGGACGACCGGGCCGCCGCGCTGCTCGACCGGCTCGGCGTACGGCTGGATCCCCGCCGGCGCGTCGGCGACCTCGACGCGGCCACCGGTCAGCTGGTGGTCATCGCCCGGTCGTTGGCCCGCGACGCCCGTCTGGTGATCCTCGACGAGCCGACGTCGATCCTGTCGCCGGCCGAGTCCGAGCGACTGTTCGGGGTCATCCGGCAGCTGCGCGACGACGGCGTCACCATGCTGTACGTCTCACACCGGATGCCCGAGGTGTTCGCCCTGTCGCAGCACATCCACGTGCTGCGCGACGGCCGGCACGTCGGGCACTGGCCGACCGCCGATGTGACCCCCGACCAGGTGGTGGCGGCGATGGTCGGCCGGGAGCTCGCCGGCGAACTCGACCGCGGCGGGCGACGCGCCGCCGCGGCCGGCACCACAGCCCGGCTGCGGATGCGCGGCGTCACCGGCACCGGGTTCACCGATGTCGACCTCGACGTCGCGCCCGGCGAGGTCGTCGGCATCGCCGGGCTGCCCGACAGCGGGCGGGTCGAGCTGCTGCGCGGCATCTTCGGCGCCGATCCGGTCAGCGGCGGAGACCTGCAGCTCGACGGCACGGCGTTCACCGCGCGCAGCCCTCGCGACGCGATCCGCGCCCGAGTGGCGTACCTGCCCGGCGAACGTCGCCACCAGGGCGTCCTGCCGACGATGAGCGTCGCCGACAACATCAACATCCTGACGCTCGGCCGCCGGCAACGGCTCGGCCTGCTGCCACGGCGTGCCCTGCGGCGCGACGCCGACACCCGGGTCCGCCAACTGCGGGTCAAGACCGCCGACTCCGGGCAGGGCATCATGCAGCTGTCCGGCGGCAACCAGCAGAAGGCGCTGCTCGCCCGCTGGCTGGCCATCGAACCCCGGCTGATGCTGCTCGACGAACCCACCCGGGGCGTCGACGTCGGCGCCAAGGCGGAGATCTACCGGCTGTTCCGCGACCTTGCCGCCGACGGGGTCGGCATCGTCGTCTCCTCGTCGGACCTGCCCGAACTGCTCACCGTCAGCGACCGGATCGCGGTGCTGGCCGCCGGCCGGCTCGTCGGGGTCCTCGACGCCGACGACGCCACCGAGGAGAAGGTCATGGCGCTGGCCACCGGCGCCCACACCATGCCGGAGGGCACCCACACCAAGAAGGAGAAGCCATGA
- the rbsD gene encoding D-ribose pyranase, with protein sequence MKRRGILNAELSGALATLGHTDLLLVVDAGFPVPRTAHRVDLAIAEDLPRLTTVLDLIADELVVEGVVYAEDVAAHNAPLADWLARRFPGVPTTTRAHADLLGELAQQAKVIVRTGAFNPWGNVGLVCGVDVPRWFDEPGVVVPDYYRDRM encoded by the coding sequence ATGAAACGTCGAGGCATCCTCAACGCCGAACTGTCCGGGGCGCTCGCCACGCTCGGTCACACCGACCTGCTGCTGGTCGTCGACGCCGGGTTCCCGGTCCCCCGGACGGCGCACCGCGTCGACCTGGCCATCGCCGAGGACCTGCCCCGGCTGACCACGGTGCTCGACCTCATCGCCGACGAACTCGTCGTCGAAGGCGTGGTGTACGCCGAGGACGTCGCCGCCCACAACGCCCCGCTGGCGGACTGGCTGGCCCGGCGCTTTCCCGGCGTACCGACGACCACCCGGGCCCATGCCGACCTGCTCGGCGAGCTCGCCCAGCAGGCAAAGGTGATCGTACGGACCGGCGCGTTCAACCCGTGGGGCAACGTCGGCCTCGTCTGCGGGGTCGACGTACCCCGCTGGTTCGACGAGCCCGGCGTCGTCGTCCCCGACTACTACCGGGACCGGATGTAG
- the deoC gene encoding deoxyribose-phosphate aldolase: MIPAPRADIGTTPAALAPYIQHTLIEVGTTHDQIVAHAEETVRYGFSAAMVAGSWVAETAEVLRGTGVEVASALDFPTVGVTTSTGKAAEAESLVRAGAQQIDIGVQIGWLKSGRYDAFRDDIAGVVRAAGVPIKVMLELPLLTPQERDIAVELSIEAGAAYLKNASSGAVEVANPDSVAYLVARAPQGVLVKASGGIKSYAQAVALLDAGAVLLGTSAGVAIVTDQTTAATTSY; this comes from the coding sequence GTGATTCCTGCACCCCGCGCCGACATCGGGACGACCCCCGCAGCGTTGGCGCCCTACATCCAGCACACCCTGATCGAGGTCGGCACCACCCACGACCAGATCGTCGCCCACGCCGAGGAGACCGTCCGGTACGGCTTCAGCGCGGCGATGGTGGCCGGCTCGTGGGTCGCCGAAACCGCCGAGGTGCTGCGCGGCACCGGCGTCGAGGTCGCCTCGGCGTTGGACTTCCCCACCGTCGGCGTCACCACCAGCACCGGCAAGGCCGCCGAGGCGGAGAGCCTGGTCCGGGCCGGTGCCCAGCAGATCGACATCGGCGTGCAGATCGGCTGGCTGAAAAGCGGCCGGTACGACGCGTTCCGCGACGACATCGCCGGGGTGGTCCGCGCCGCCGGGGTGCCCATCAAGGTGATGCTGGAACTGCCGCTGCTCACCCCGCAGGAACGCGACATCGCGGTCGAACTCTCCATCGAGGCGGGCGCGGCCTACCTGAAGAACGCCAGTAGCGGAGCTGTCGAGGTCGCCAACCCTGACAGCGTCGCCTACCTGGTGGCCCGGGCCCCGCAGGGCGTACTGGTGAAGGCGTCCGGCGGGATCAAGTCCTACGCTCAGGCCGTGGCGCTGCTCGACGCCGGGGCGGTGCTGTTGGGCACCAGCGCCGGGGTGGCTATCGTCACTGACCAGACCACCGCCGCGACGACCAGTTACTGA
- a CDS encoding GntR family transcriptional regulator: protein MSDQFSTAAPAERLDRDAPAPLHAQVSEQIRARIVSGEWPPHYRLRSEPELAVDLGISRGTLRRALATLIRDGLLVQVRGRGTYVTSTAIEPSIAQKLTTLSEDFARQGVTVSTQVRSHQVMAAPSPVAALLDLRPGQSVLRLERLRATADGPVAWLVNYVRLDLAPGIEDADLADQSLFGLLENEYRLKISTGRRTFTATAAAGEVAGALGVPDGFPLLYLEQITYLDDGRPIEYSDVWIHSERMRVTSLLSRR, encoded by the coding sequence ATGTCCGACCAGTTCAGCACCGCCGCACCGGCGGAGCGGCTCGACCGCGACGCCCCGGCACCGCTGCACGCCCAGGTGTCGGAGCAGATCCGTGCCCGGATCGTGTCCGGCGAGTGGCCGCCGCACTACCGGCTACGCAGCGAACCGGAGCTGGCCGTCGACCTCGGCATCTCCCGTGGCACCCTGCGCCGTGCCCTCGCCACGCTGATCCGTGACGGGCTGCTGGTGCAGGTACGGGGGCGCGGCACCTACGTCACCTCCACCGCGATCGAGCCGTCGATCGCGCAGAAACTCACCACCCTCTCCGAGGACTTCGCCCGGCAGGGGGTCACCGTCTCCACCCAGGTCCGCTCACATCAGGTGATGGCCGCCCCGTCGCCGGTCGCCGCGCTGCTCGACCTGCGCCCCGGGCAGTCGGTGCTACGGCTGGAACGGCTACGCGCCACCGCAGACGGGCCGGTCGCCTGGCTGGTCAACTACGTACGGCTCGACCTGGCACCCGGCATCGAAGACGCCGATCTCGCCGACCAGTCACTGTTCGGGCTCCTGGAGAACGAGTACCGGTTGAAGATCAGCACTGGCCGGCGTACCTTCACCGCGACCGCAGCGGCCGGCGAGGTCGCGGGGGCGCTCGGCGTACCCGACGGGTTTCCGCTGCTCTACCTGGAGCAGATCACCTACCTTGACGACGGACGGCCGATCGAGTACTCCGATGTCTGGATTCACAGCGAGCGGATGCGGGTCACCTCGCTGCTGTCCCGACGCTGA
- a CDS encoding alpha/beta hydrolase — protein sequence MGYLTMSDGTQLYYKDWGSGPAVVFSHGWPLNADAWDGQLLFLAQQGFRVIAHDRRGHGRSSQSPDGNEMNTYADDLATLIEALGITDATLVGHSTGGGEVARYIGRYGTDRISKAVLISAVPPIMAQTPDNPDGLPLAVFEEMRAALAADRSQFYQDLAVKFFGADRSGATVSKGVLDQFWAWSMQAGLWNVYQCVAAFSETDFRDDLAAFDIPTLVIQGDDDQIVPIRNASMKTAQMVPGAQEAYYPGAPHGITATHQEQVNQDLLTFLKS from the coding sequence ATGGGATACCTCACCATGTCCGACGGCACCCAGCTCTACTACAAGGACTGGGGCTCCGGCCCGGCAGTCGTCTTCTCCCACGGGTGGCCGCTGAACGCCGACGCCTGGGACGGACAGCTGCTCTTCCTCGCCCAACAGGGGTTCCGGGTCATCGCCCACGACCGGCGCGGCCACGGCCGGTCCAGCCAGTCGCCGGACGGCAACGAGATGAACACGTACGCCGACGACCTGGCCACCCTCATCGAGGCACTCGGCATCACCGACGCGACCCTGGTGGGCCACTCCACCGGCGGCGGCGAGGTCGCACGCTACATCGGCCGCTACGGCACCGACCGGATCTCCAAGGCGGTGCTGATCTCCGCCGTACCGCCGATCATGGCGCAGACGCCGGACAACCCGGATGGGCTGCCACTGGCGGTGTTCGAGGAGATGCGGGCCGCGTTGGCCGCCGACCGTTCGCAGTTCTATCAGGACCTGGCGGTGAAGTTCTTCGGCGCAGACCGGTCCGGGGCGACGGTGTCCAAGGGCGTGCTGGACCAGTTCTGGGCCTGGAGCATGCAGGCCGGCCTGTGGAACGTGTACCAGTGCGTCGCGGCCTTCTCGGAAACGGACTTCCGTGACGATCTGGCCGCCTTCGACATTCCCACGCTGGTGATCCAGGGCGACGACGACCAGATCGTGCCGATCCGCAACGCGTCGATGAAGACCGCCCAGATGGTGCCGGGCGCGCAGGAGGCGTACTACCCGGGTGCCCCGCACGGCATCACCGCCACCCACCAGGAACAGGTCAACCAGGATCTGCTCACCTTCCTGAAGAGCTGA
- a CDS encoding DeoR/GlpR family DNA-binding transcription regulator, with translation MNVDRDERQRHLPAGRKAQLAAYVADTGQVTVAELAERFGVSIDTVRRDLDQLSADGVLVRTYGGAVSLSTVSRTDRAVDQRLALQEQEKEKIAVLAAALVQDSSTIMINGGTTTLAVARNLGQHRDLTVATNNLLVPGALPPTAIRDIYVFGGAVRTLTLATIGPVSFRSNGGAELDISCDLALIGVGAVDADAGFTTSNLAEAAMMQEMISRAGRVAILADSSKFGRRLFAQVSELSSADYLITDSAPSADLRDALAANDVKVITPTTSPRQRAARSAV, from the coding sequence ATGAACGTCGACAGGGACGAGCGGCAGCGCCACCTGCCCGCCGGGCGCAAGGCTCAGCTGGCCGCGTACGTCGCCGACACCGGCCAGGTGACAGTGGCTGAACTGGCCGAACGCTTCGGCGTCTCGATCGACACCGTCCGGCGCGACCTCGACCAGCTCAGCGCCGACGGAGTACTCGTACGTACCTACGGTGGAGCCGTCAGTCTCTCCACGGTGTCCCGTACCGATCGCGCCGTCGACCAGCGACTCGCCCTGCAGGAGCAGGAGAAGGAGAAGATCGCGGTCCTGGCCGCGGCTCTGGTTCAGGACAGCTCGACCATCATGATCAACGGTGGCACCACCACCCTGGCGGTCGCCCGCAACCTGGGTCAGCACCGCGACCTCACGGTGGCGACGAACAACCTGCTGGTTCCCGGCGCACTGCCACCCACCGCGATCCGTGACATCTATGTCTTCGGTGGCGCGGTGCGCACCCTCACGCTCGCCACCATCGGGCCGGTCAGCTTCCGGTCCAACGGCGGCGCCGAACTGGACATCAGCTGTGACCTGGCGCTGATCGGGGTCGGTGCCGTCGACGCGGACGCCGGCTTCACGACGAGCAACCTCGCCGAAGCCGCGATGATGCAGGAGATGATTTCGCGAGCGGGGCGGGTGGCGATCCTCGCCGACTCCTCCAAGTTCGGCCGCCGGCTGTTCGCCCAGGTTTCGGAGCTGAGCAGCGCGGACTACCTGATCACCGACAGCGCGCCCTCCGCCGACCTGCGCGACGCCCTCGCCGCGAACGACGTCAAGGTGATCACCCCGACGACCTCACCCCGGCAACGGGCAGCGCGGAGCGCGGTCTAG